GCGCTTCTTCTCGCCGCCGGAGAAACCCTCGTTGACGCCGCGCTCGGCGAACGACGGATCGACCTCGAGCTCGGCCATCGCCTCCTTGGTCTCCTTGACCCAGTGGCGCAGCTTCGGGGCCTCCCCGCGGACCGCGGTGGCGGCGCTGCGCAGGAAGTTCGACGTCGAGACGCCGGGCACCTCGACGGGGTACTGCATGGCCAGGAACACACCGGCACGGGCGCGCTCGTCGACGCTCATCGCCAGCACGTCCTCGCCGTCCAGGGTGATCGAGCCCTGGGTGACGACGTACTTGGGGTGACCGGCGATCGCGTACGCCAGCGTCGACTTGCCGGAGCCGTTCGGGCCCATGATGGCGTGCGTCTGATCGGAGTCGATCGACAGGTTCACGCCCTTGAGGATGTGGATCGGCTCGGCATCGGGATCGGTGGAGGCGACGTCGACGTGCAGGTCGCGGATTTCCAGGGTGCTCACGAATTCTCTTTCTCGAGGTCTCGACGGTGCTCGACCGTCGGAAGGGATGATCAGGCGCCGGCGGATTCGAGTTCGGCTTCGACGGCGGCGGCCAGACGCTCGCGGAGTTCCGGGACGGCGATCTTCGCGAGGATCTCGCCGAAGAAGCCGCGGACCACCAGGCGGCGCGCCTGCTCTTCCGGGATGCCGCGCGACTGCAGGTAGAACAGCTGCTCGTCGTCGAACCGGCCGGTGGCGCTGGCGTGACCGGCGCCGACGATGTCGCCGGTCTCGATCTCCAGGTTCGGCACCGAGTCGGCGCGCGCGTTGTCGGTCAGGACCAGATTGCGGTTGAGCTCGTAGGTGTCGGTGCCCTCGGCGCTCGGCCGGATCAGCACGTCGCCGATCCAGACGGTGTGCGCTTCGCCGCGCTTGTCGCCGGACGGATCGCCCTGCAGGGCGCCCTTGTAGACCACCTGCGACCGGCAGTGCGGTGCGGAATGGTCCACCAGCAGCCGCTGCTCGAGGTGCTGACCGGCGTCGGCGAAGTACAGGCCCCACAGTTCGGCGTCGCCGCCGGGCGCGCGGTACTGGACGCGCGGGGAGAGCCGGACGGTCTTGCCGCCCAGGCTCACCGCGACGTGCCGGAGCACCGCGTCGCGGCCCATGCCGATGTGGTGGGCGGCGACGTGCACGGCATCGTCGTCCCAGTCGTGCACGTTCACCACGGTCAGGTGCGCGGAGTCGTCGACCACGAACTCGATGTTCTCGCCGATCACCCCGCCGCCGCGCTGATCGATCACCACGGTCGCCTTGCTGAAGGCCTCGGCGTGGATCTGGATGTGCGAATAGGCGACCTGGCCCTCGCCCGGACCGGTGACGGTCACGACGACCGGTTCGGCGACCTGCGCCTCACGTTCGACGGTCACCACGGTGGCCTCGGTGAACGACGAGAACGCCTGCGCCGCCACCCGGTCGAAGGGCACACCGCCGGTGCCGAGCCGCTGGTCGGTGCGGTCGACGGTCTCCAGCCGGACGCCGGCGCCGAGGCCTTCGGCGGTGACCGTGGTCGACGCGGTGGCGACCGCGGTGCCGTCGTGCAGCCCGTGCAGGCGGCGGAACGGGGTGAACCGCCACGCCTCCTCGCGCTGGCTCGGGACCTCGAAGGCCTCGACGTCGAACGAGCTGAACAGCTCGCCCTTGTTGACGACGGGGGACGTCGTATCGGTGGACCTGTCCGTGGGGGCCGCCATCAGCCGACCGCTCCTTCCATCTGCAGCTCGATGAGCCGGTTGAGTTCCAGGGCGTACTCCATCGGCAGCTCCTTGGCGATCGGCTCCACGAAGCCGCGGACCACCATGGCCATGGCCTCGTCCTCGGTGAGGCCGCGGCTCATCAGGTAGAAGAGCTGGTCGTCGCTGACCTTGGAGACGGTGGCCTCGTGGCCCATGGTGACGTCGTCCTCGCGGATGTCGACGTACGGGTAGGTGTCGCTGCGGCTGATCTGGTCCACCAGCAGCGCATCGCACTTGACCGTCGACCGGCTGCCGTGGGCGCCCGGGTTGATCTTGATCAGGCCGCGGTACGACGACCGCCCGCCGCCGCGCGCCACCGACTTTGAGACGATGTTGCTCGACGTGTACGGCGCCAGGTGCACCATCTTGGAGCCGGTGTCCTGGTGCTGGCCCTCGCCGGCGAACGCCACCGACAGGACCTCGCCCTTGGCGTGCTCGCCGGTGAGCCAGACCGCCGGGTACTTCATGGTGACCTTGGAGCCGATGTTGCCGTCGACCCACTCCATGGTGGCGCCGGCCTCGGCCTTGGCACGCTTGGTGACCAAGTTGTAGACGTTGTTCGACCAGTTCTGGATGGTCGTGTAGCGGCAGCGGCCGCCCTTCTTGACGATGATCTCGACGACGGCCGAGTGCAGCGAGTCCGACTTGTAGATCGGCGCGGTGCAGCCCTCGACGTAGTGCACGTAGGCGCCCTCGTCGACGATGATCAGGGTCCGCTCGAACTGGCCCATGTTCTCGGTGTTGATCCGGAAGTAGGCCTGCAGCGGGATCTCCACGTGCACGCCCGGCGGGACGTAGACGAACGAGCCGCCCGACCAGACCGCCGAGTTGAGCGAGGAGAACTTGTTGTCGCCGGCCGGGATCACGCTGCCGAAGTACTCCTGGAAGATCTCCGGGTGCTCACGCAGGCCCGAGTCGGTGTCCAGGAAGATGACGCCCTTCTCCTCCAGGTCCTCGCGGATCTGGTGGTAGACCACCTCGGACTCGTACTGGGCGGCGACACCGGCGACCAGGCGCTGCTTCTCCGCCTCCGGGATGCCGAGCCGGTCGTAGGTGTTCTTGATGTCCTCCGGCAGGTCCTCCCAGGACTGGGCCTGCTTCTCGGTGGACCGCACGAAGTACTTGATGTTGTCGAAGTCGATGCCGTCCAGGTCGGCGCCCCAGCGGGGCATCGGCTGGCGGTCGAAGATGCGCAGCGCCTTGAGGCGCTGTTCCAGCATCCATTCGGGCTCGTTCTTCTTCGCCGAGATGTCGCGGACGACGGCCTCGGACAGGCCGCGCTGTGCCGAGGCACCGGCGACATCGCTGTCGGACCAGCCGTAGCCGTACCGGTCGAAGGACGCGATCGTCTCTTCCTGGGACAGCGGTGCCGGTGGCGCGGTGGTCGCGGCGGGATCGGTGACCGTCATCGTGAGGCCTTTCCGTCGGGGTGTGCGGGACTGTGGGGCTGGACTGGCAGGGGCCGGACGTGCGGGAGCGTATCCGGCGGGGGATGCAGTGGAACGTGGGTGGTGCAGACGCAGTCGCCGTTGGCGATGGTGGCGAGCCGCTGGACGTGCGTGCCGAGAAGATCGGTGAAGCGCTGCGTCTCGGCCTCGCAGAGTTCGGGGAACTCGGCGGCGACGTGCGCCACCGGGCAGTGATGCTGGCAGATCTGTACGCCGGTGCCGGCCTCGCGGACGTTCGCCGAATAGCCTGCGCTGGTCAGCGCGTCGGCGATCTCGGTGACGGCGCGGATCACGTCGCCGTCGCCGGTCGCCGGGGTGACCGGCGCGACGATCCCGTCGATCCGGTCGCGGGAGAACGCATCGACCGCGTCCTGTCCGCCGATCTCGCGGAGCTTGCGCAACGCCGCACCGGCGAGGTCGTCGTAGGCGTGCCGCAGTTTGCCGCGCCCGGCCGGGCTGAGCTGGAACCATTTGGCGGGCCGGCCGCGGCCGCCCTTCCCGAAACCGGGAGCGGCGGTCTCCACGTCGCCCGCGGACGCCAGATTGTCGAGGTGACGGCGCACCCCGGCCGGACTGATGCCGAGGCGTTCGGCGATGTCGCTCGCGGTGAGCGGACCCTCGTCGACCAGCAGAGACACGACGGCGGCGCGGGTCTGGCCATCGGCACCAGATCCTTCCGCGGGCTGCTCGGCGAGCAGCGGCCTTCCGTCGTCCACGCTTTTCACAACATTATTGTGACGTAATTATTCCGGGCGTTCCAGCAAGGGTGACCTAAGCGCGGGCGACGTCGCCGCACCGGCCCGGACGCGGCCATGCCCTAGAGTCTCACCCGTGCGGCAAGTTCCCGGAGTGCGCCCGGCACTCGACTACCTCGGCCTGTCCCGGCCGTCGCGGAACACCGACAGCGATGCGACCGGCGACTACGGCGTCACCCTGGCCCGGCTGCACGGTGACGAGCACGAGGTCGGCCCGCTCAACGCGCTGGAGAACAAGCGGCTGCGCCGCATCCGGCTGTTCGGCACCACCGGGACGGTGCTCATCCTGATCGGCTCGCTCGGCACCGGTATGATGCCGGTTCTGCAGAACCCGATCGTCGGGATGCGGGTGCTGTCGCTGCCGTCGCGGATGTTCTCCACGGCGCTGACCCTCACCATCGGCGGCACCATGATCCTGGTCGCGGCCTGGATCCTGCTCGGGCGCTACGCGATCGGCCGCTACGGCGTGGAGGTCGCGGAGAACCGCAGCCCGGTGCGCCGGATGTCACGGCGGCAGGCCGACCGGACGCTGGTGATGTGGATCGCGCCGCTTCTCGTCGCACCACCGCTGATCAGCAAGGACGTCTATTCGTATCTCGCGCAGAGCGCGATCGCCTATCGGGGGATGGACCCCTACCGGTACAGCCCGATGCGCGGCCTCGGCGTGGACCACCCGCTCACCGTGTCGGTGCCGAACCTCTGGAAGGACACGCCGGCGCCCTACGGCCCGTTGTTCCTGTGGCTCGGCGAACAGATCACCCGGGTCACCGGCTACGACATCACGGCGGGCATCGCGCTGCACCGGCTGCTCGCGCTGTGCGGGCTGGCGATGATCGTCTGGGCGCTGCCGCGCCTGGCCCATCGCTGCGG
The nucleotide sequence above comes from Gordonia sp. PP30. Encoded proteins:
- the sufC gene encoding Fe-S cluster assembly ATPase SufC gives rise to the protein MSTLEIRDLHVDVASTDPDAEPIHILKGVNLSIDSDQTHAIMGPNGSGKSTLAYAIAGHPKYVVTQGSITLDGEDVLAMSVDERARAGVFLAMQYPVEVPGVSTSNFLRSAATAVRGEAPKLRHWVKETKEAMAELEVDPSFAERGVNEGFSGGEKKRLEILQLALLKPKFAVLDETDSGLDVDALRVVSEGVNRYKERVHGGVLLITHYTRILRYIKPDFVHVFVDGRVVESGGPELADELEENGYVRFTSAAAAAS
- the sufD gene encoding Fe-S cluster assembly protein SufD, with amino-acid sequence MAAPTDRSTDTTSPVVNKGELFSSFDVEAFEVPSQREEAWRFTPFRRLHGLHDGTAVATASTTVTAEGLGAGVRLETVDRTDQRLGTGGVPFDRVAAQAFSSFTEATVVTVEREAQVAEPVVVTVTGPGEGQVAYSHIQIHAEAFSKATVVIDQRGGGVIGENIEFVVDDSAHLTVVNVHDWDDDAVHVAAHHIGMGRDAVLRHVAVSLGGKTVRLSPRVQYRAPGGDAELWGLYFADAGQHLEQRLLVDHSAPHCRSQVVYKGALQGDPSGDKRGEAHTVWIGDVLIRPSAEGTDTYELNRNLVLTDNARADSVPNLEIETGDIVGAGHASATGRFDDEQLFYLQSRGIPEEQARRLVVRGFFGEILAKIAVPELRERLAAAVEAELESAGA
- the sufB gene encoding Fe-S cluster assembly protein SufB, whose protein sequence is MTVTDPAATTAPPAPLSQEETIASFDRYGYGWSDSDVAGASAQRGLSEAVVRDISAKKNEPEWMLEQRLKALRIFDRQPMPRWGADLDGIDFDNIKYFVRSTEKQAQSWEDLPEDIKNTYDRLGIPEAEKQRLVAGVAAQYESEVVYHQIREDLEEKGVIFLDTDSGLREHPEIFQEYFGSVIPAGDNKFSSLNSAVWSGGSFVYVPPGVHVEIPLQAYFRINTENMGQFERTLIIVDEGAYVHYVEGCTAPIYKSDSLHSAVVEIIVKKGGRCRYTTIQNWSNNVYNLVTKRAKAEAGATMEWVDGNIGSKVTMKYPAVWLTGEHAKGEVLSVAFAGEGQHQDTGSKMVHLAPYTSSNIVSKSVARGGGRSSYRGLIKINPGAHGSRSTVKCDALLVDQISRSDTYPYVDIREDDVTMGHEATVSKVSDDQLFYLMSRGLTEDEAMAMVVRGFVEPIAKELPMEYALELNRLIELQMEGAVG
- a CDS encoding metalloregulator ArsR/SmtB family transcription factor; translated protein: MDDGRPLLAEQPAEGSGADGQTRAAVVSLLVDEGPLTASDIAERLGISPAGVRRHLDNLASAGDVETAAPGFGKGGRGRPAKWFQLSPAGRGKLRHAYDDLAGAALRKLREIGGQDAVDAFSRDRIDGIVAPVTPATGDGDVIRAVTEIADALTSAGYSANVREAGTGVQICQHHCPVAHVAAEFPELCEAETQRFTDLLGTHVQRLATIANGDCVCTTHVPLHPPPDTLPHVRPLPVQPHSPAHPDGKASR